From one Caldithrix abyssi DSM 13497 genomic stretch:
- a CDS encoding TolB family protein — protein MKRGHRYIVFTMAIFSLILIACTKKEVKPDLAFAGEKHLKNIRMLTNGGENAEAYFSFDESQLIYQSKHDSIKCDQIFIMNLDGSDKRMVSTGKGRTTCSYFLPGDQQIIYASTHGVDENCPPPPDFSRGYVWKVYSSYDLYIANADGSDPQPFLPSPGYDAEATVSPRGDKIVFTSQRNGDLDIYTVNIDGSGLKQLTHEIGYDGGAFFSWDGSKIVYRAYHPRTEEELKRYRKLLAEELIEPNNFQLFVMDADGSNKRQITHNDFANFAPFFHPDNKRIIFCSNMGTTESTQRDFNLWMINEDGTGLKQITFFKGFDGFPMFTHDGKKLVFASNRFNKKKGETNVFIADWVE, from the coding sequence ATGAAACGCGGACATCGTTACATCGTATTTACAATGGCGATTTTTAGTCTGATCTTAATCGCTTGCACCAAAAAGGAAGTAAAGCCCGATCTTGCTTTTGCGGGCGAGAAGCATTTGAAAAATATTCGCATGCTGACCAATGGGGGCGAAAACGCCGAGGCCTATTTTAGCTTTGATGAAAGCCAGTTGATCTATCAATCGAAGCATGACAGCATAAAATGCGATCAAATATTTATTATGAATCTTGACGGTTCCGATAAACGCATGGTCAGCACGGGAAAGGGCAGAACGACCTGTTCCTATTTTTTGCCGGGCGATCAGCAAATCATTTACGCATCCACGCACGGCGTTGACGAAAACTGTCCGCCGCCGCCCGATTTTTCCAGAGGTTATGTTTGGAAGGTGTACAGCAGCTATGATCTTTACATCGCCAATGCGGATGGTTCCGATCCTCAACCCTTTTTGCCGTCGCCAGGATATGACGCAGAGGCGACGGTTTCGCCCAGAGGGGACAAAATTGTCTTTACCTCGCAGCGCAATGGCGATCTGGATATTTACACCGTTAATATCGATGGAAGCGGGTTAAAACAATTAACCCACGAAATCGGTTACGACGGAGGAGCATTCTTTTCCTGGGATGGTAGTAAAATCGTTTATCGCGCCTATCATCCCAGAACAGAAGAAGAGCTCAAACGCTACAGGAAATTACTGGCGGAAGAATTAATCGAGCCCAATAATTTTCAACTTTTTGTGATGGATGCGGACGGCAGCAATAAAAGACAGATTACGCACAACGATTTTGCCAACTTTGCGCCGTTTTTTCATCCCGACAATAAACGGATTATTTTCTGCTCTAACATGGGCACAACGGAAAGCACGCAGCGTGATTTCAATTTGTGGATGATCAATGAGGACGGCACAGGGCTGAAGCAAATCACCTTTTTTAAAGGCTTTGACGGTTTTCCCATGTTTACGCATGACGGCAAAAAGCTGGTGTTTGCTTCCAATCGCTTTAACAAAAAGAAAGGCGAAACCAACGTTTTTATTGCCGACTGGGTGGAATGA
- a CDS encoding peroxiredoxin codes for MSVQVGKPAPLFKATAVMPDNSFKEDFKLEDYRGKYVVVFFYPLDFTFVCPTEILEFNKFLPEFEKRNVQVIGVSTDSHFSHLAWKNTDLKDGGIGNIKYPLVSDFTKQISRDYGVLIEEDGVALRGSFLIDKEGILQHAVINNLSLGRNIKEMIRMVDALQHFEKYGEVCPADWEAGKEAMKASPDGVKEFLSKHADEFLG; via the coding sequence ATGTCAGTACAGGTAGGTAAACCAGCGCCACTTTTTAAGGCTACGGCCGTGATGCCGGATAATTCTTTTAAAGAAGATTTTAAACTCGAGGACTATCGAGGAAAATATGTCGTGGTCTTTTTCTATCCGCTGGATTTTACATTTGTTTGCCCCACGGAAATTCTGGAGTTCAATAAATTTTTGCCGGAATTTGAAAAACGCAATGTACAGGTAATTGGCGTTTCTACCGATTCGCACTTTAGTCATCTGGCGTGGAAGAACACCGATCTGAAAGACGGCGGAATCGGAAATATTAAATATCCGTTGGTCTCCGATTTTACCAAACAGATCAGCCGCGATTACGGTGTATTGATTGAAGAAGACGGCGTTGCGCTGCGCGGTTCGTTTTTGATTGATAAAGAAGGCATTTTGCAACATGCCGTCATTAACAACCTGTCGCTGGGACGTAATATTAAGGAAATGATTCGCATGGTGGACGCCTTGCAGCATTTTGAAAAATACGGCGAAGTGTGCCCGGCCGACTGGGAAGCCGGTAAAGAGGCCATGAAAGCCAGTCCGGACGGCGTTAAAGAATTTTTGAGCAAACATGCGGACGAATTTTTAGGTTAA
- a CDS encoding aconitate hydratase, giving the protein MTFDLDMIKKVYAELPERVNAARKIIKRPMTLTEKILYAHLYDGKANRALQRGKEYVNFAPDRVAMQDATAQMALLQFMMAGKEKVAVPSSVHCDHLIQAKVGAETDLKFALDTNREVYDFLENTSKKYGIGFWKPGAGIIHQVVLENYAFPGGMMIGTDSHTPNAGGLGMVAIGVGGADAVDVMVGMPWELLFPRLIGVKLTGKLSGWTSPKDVILKVAGLLTVKGGTGYIVEYFGPGAREISATGKATICNMGAEIGATTSTFGYDEMMAEYLRITERAEVARMADEIKEYLTGDPEVYENPEQYFDKVIEINLSELEPHVNGPFSPDRAWPISQLAKAVEENGWPEKVEVGLIGSCTNSSYEDITRAASVAQQAIDKKLKVKAEFTITPGSEQVRYTIERDGYIDIFKKIGGKVLANACGPCIGQWNREGIDDRPNTIVTSFNRNFAKRNDGNPNTHAFVTSPELVTALAIAGTLKFNPLTDTLRNEKGEEVKLEEPRGMLYPPKGFEVKDRGFEPPVEDGSKIEIKVDPKSERLQLLKPFEPWDGKNITGMRVLIKAKGKCTTDHISPAGPWLRFRGHLDNISNNLLIGAVNAFNGKTNSVKNQLTGKYEPVPQVARAYKEKGIPTIIVGDENYGEGSSREHAAMEPRHMGVRVVLVRSFARIHETNLKKQGILALTFADPADYDKIQEDDVIDVIDLVEFAPGKPLTLIARHADGTEDVIKANHSYNAYQIEWFKAGSALNLIRLKNQKN; this is encoded by the coding sequence ATGACTTTTGATTTGGACATGATTAAAAAAGTATATGCCGAACTGCCCGAGCGAGTCAATGCCGCACGCAAAATTATAAAGCGCCCGATGACATTGACAGAAAAGATATTGTACGCTCATCTATACGATGGCAAGGCGAACAGAGCGCTGCAACGTGGCAAAGAATATGTTAATTTTGCGCCCGATCGAGTGGCCATGCAGGACGCCACGGCGCAAATGGCCCTGCTGCAATTTATGATGGCCGGTAAAGAGAAGGTGGCGGTGCCCTCCAGCGTACACTGCGACCATTTAATTCAGGCAAAAGTAGGCGCAGAAACCGATTTAAAGTTTGCGCTGGATACCAATCGCGAGGTGTACGATTTTCTGGAGAACACCTCTAAAAAATACGGGATTGGCTTCTGGAAACCGGGCGCTGGCATTATTCATCAGGTGGTGCTGGAAAATTACGCCTTCCCGGGCGGCATGATGATCGGCACGGATTCGCATACGCCCAATGCCGGCGGCCTGGGCATGGTGGCTATTGGCGTGGGCGGCGCCGATGCCGTTGACGTGATGGTGGGCATGCCGTGGGAACTGCTGTTCCCCAGGCTAATTGGCGTTAAATTAACCGGAAAACTCAGCGGCTGGACGTCTCCCAAAGATGTTATCCTGAAAGTAGCCGGATTGTTAACCGTAAAAGGCGGAACGGGGTACATCGTGGAATATTTCGGTCCGGGCGCTCGCGAAATTTCCGCCACGGGCAAGGCGACCATCTGCAATATGGGCGCAGAAATCGGCGCCACAACCTCCACCTTTGGTTATGACGAGATGATGGCTGAGTACCTGCGCATTACCGAGCGCGCTGAGGTGGCCAGAATGGCCGATGAAATCAAAGAATATTTAACCGGCGATCCGGAAGTTTACGAAAATCCCGAGCAGTATTTTGACAAAGTAATTGAAATCAACCTTTCGGAGCTGGAACCGCATGTCAATGGCCCTTTTTCGCCGGACAGAGCCTGGCCCATTTCTCAGTTAGCCAAGGCGGTGGAAGAAAACGGCTGGCCGGAAAAAGTGGAGGTGGGATTAATCGGCTCCTGCACCAACAGCTCGTACGAAGACATCACGCGTGCCGCTTCGGTTGCTCAGCAGGCCATCGACAAAAAGTTAAAGGTTAAGGCAGAGTTTACCATTACGCCCGGTTCGGAACAGGTGCGCTATACTATTGAGCGCGACGGCTACATTGACATTTTCAAGAAGATTGGCGGTAAGGTGCTGGCCAATGCCTGCGGGCCGTGCATCGGACAGTGGAACCGCGAAGGCATTGATGACCGCCCCAATACCATTGTAACCTCTTTTAACCGCAACTTTGCCAAACGCAATGATGGTAATCCGAACACGCACGCCTTTGTCACATCGCCGGAGCTGGTAACGGCCCTGGCCATTGCCGGCACGCTGAAATTCAATCCGCTGACCGATACGCTGCGTAATGAAAAGGGCGAAGAGGTAAAGCTGGAAGAGCCCAGGGGCATGCTCTATCCCCCGAAGGGTTTTGAAGTTAAAGACCGTGGATTTGAACCGCCCGTAGAAGACGGCAGCAAAATTGAAATTAAGGTGGACCCCAAATCGGAACGTTTGCAATTGCTTAAGCCCTTTGAACCATGGGACGGCAAAAACATTACCGGCATGCGCGTGCTGATCAAAGCCAAAGGAAAATGCACCACCGATCATATTTCGCCCGCCGGCCCCTGGCTGCGCTTTCGCGGGCATCTGGACAATATTTCCAATAACTTGCTAATCGGCGCGGTTAATGCGTTTAACGGAAAGACCAATTCCGTTAAAAATCAGTTAACCGGTAAATACGAACCCGTGCCGCAGGTGGCCCGCGCGTACAAAGAAAAGGGCATTCCGACGATTATCGTGGGCGATGAAAACTACGGCGAAGGTTCTTCTCGCGAACATGCGGCCATGGAGCCCCGCCACATGGGCGTGCGCGTGGTACTGGTGCGCTCCTTTGCCCGCATCCATGAAACGAATTTGAAAAAACAGGGCATCCTGGCTCTGACCTTTGCCGATCCGGCGGATTATGATAAAATTCAGGAAGATGACGTCATCGATGTTATTGATCTGGTCGAATTTGCGCCGGGTAAGCCGTTGACCCTGATTGCGCGTCATGCGGACGGAACGGAAGATGTGATTAAGGCTAACCATTCTTACAATGCTTATCAAATTGAATGGTTCAAGGCCGGTTCGGCGCTCAACTTAATCCGCCTTAAAAATCAGAAGAATTAA